In a single window of the Natronosalvus caseinilyticus genome:
- a CDS encoding CinA family protein, whose amino-acid sequence MSNANVDSERPAESSPTDPATRTDSASGAIQFEALLDLVSGVGERLRERGDTLAVAESCTGGLLGGAITAIPGSSDYFDSGHVVYAYDAKRRHLGVSRESLDEHGAVSEPVALEMARGVRDVTDATWGLSITGVAGPSGGTAETPVGTVFIGVAYAGPWGTETSFATATRHQFDGDRHDVRMQTVRTALERLQAVLESESDSESTP is encoded by the coding sequence TCGGAACGGCCTGCCGAATCGTCACCGACAGATCCAGCCACCCGTACCGATTCGGCGTCTGGAGCGATACAGTTCGAAGCGCTCCTCGACCTCGTCTCCGGAGTAGGCGAACGACTCCGCGAGCGCGGTGACACCCTCGCCGTCGCCGAGTCCTGCACCGGCGGCCTCCTCGGAGGCGCGATCACCGCGATTCCAGGCTCGAGCGACTACTTCGACAGCGGCCACGTCGTCTACGCCTACGACGCCAAACGACGCCACCTCGGCGTCTCCCGCGAGTCGCTGGACGAACACGGGGCCGTCTCCGAACCCGTGGCCCTCGAGATGGCGCGCGGGGTACGCGACGTCACGGACGCCACGTGGGGGCTCTCGATCACGGGCGTCGCCGGGCCCAGCGGCGGAACCGCGGAGACGCCGGTCGGGACGGTCTTCATCGGGGTCGCCTACGCCGGTCCCTGGGGGACCGAAACCTCGTTCGCGACGGCGACGCGCCATCAGTTCGACGGCGACCGACACGACGTTCGCATGCAGACGGTTCGCACGGCGCTCGAGCGGTTGCAGGCGGTGCTCGAGTCCGAATCTGACTCCGAATCGACGCCGTGA